A region from the Paenibacillus humicola genome encodes:
- a CDS encoding GNAT family N-acetyltransferase, with amino-acid sequence MNIRHIEPEDCRAILEVASDWWGSSYSSDMFSKWYIHHFRDTCLLAEENGKMIGFVMGFLSQSEPDASYIRIVMVDPASRGKGVGRALYEEFSKCVGMLGRSVIRCVTSPKKKDSIAFHTHMGFIIEPQEQEFEGVPVCLNYDGRGGNRVVLKKVLKR; translated from the coding sequence TTGAATATAAGACATATTGAACCAGAGGACTGTAGAGCAATTTTAGAGGTAGCCTCAGATTGGTGGGGCAGCAGTTATTCAAGTGATATGTTCTCAAAGTGGTATATTCATCACTTTCGGGATACTTGCCTTTTAGCAGAAGAAAACGGGAAGATGATAGGATTTGTGATGGGATTCTTATCGCAATCTGAACCAGATGCATCCTATATTCGAATCGTAATGGTTGACCCAGCATCACGTGGGAAAGGTGTTGGACGAGCACTTTATGAGGAATTTTCCAAATGTGTCGGAATGCTAGGAAGAAGTGTAATTCGATGTGTAACATCTCCAAAAAAGAAGGATTCTATAGCATTTCATACGCATATGGGATTTATCATCGAACCTCAGGAACAAGAGTTTGAAGGTGTTCCTGTATGTTTAAATTATGATGGTCGTGGTGGAAACAGGGTTGTTTTGAAGAAGGTGCTAAAAAGATAG
- a CDS encoding acyltransferase family protein — MEKLKYLDGLRGLAALAVVAFHFLYVFYPDNVSYGQAAGNPVVHAMAESPLGLLFQGHFAVCLFFVLSGYVLSFKYLSSGNPEWLKSGAARRYVRLAVPMAFSVLVSWVLLHFHLFANAKVGQSTGSEWFAGFWRFDANAAQAVFTALYGVFFQADASYNVVLWTMHFELYGSFLVYAVLALLAGSKRRWIWYAVLLILLRDTYYLAFLSGLILCDLHISLKRAGFGVPKWAFLPILLCGLYLGSFSYYSFDNRAFWLLLHLGVPDGLESERQLYNIIGAFCVLAAILVSPALKRSLSAKMFGFLGDVSFSLYLLHMLFLGTVSCWIFTRLHAILPYGVSFLLTFGLSIAPLLFLSYGMFRLIDRNAVKLSSYLYRKLLRVPARTVAIPGIAGAREPDRHAYRGRTRLSADGNAGRLAGGRLSPSDDSHGVSDPGGDKWTGRAGRTL, encoded by the coding sequence ATGGAAAAACTTAAATATTTGGACGGTTTGCGGGGATTGGCGGCCTTAGCGGTCGTCGCATTTCATTTTTTATATGTTTTTTATCCCGATAATGTTTCCTATGGACAAGCAGCGGGAAATCCGGTGGTTCATGCCATGGCGGAATCGCCGCTTGGGCTGCTGTTTCAGGGCCATTTTGCCGTGTGCCTGTTTTTTGTGCTGAGCGGGTACGTCTTGAGCTTCAAGTATCTTTCGTCGGGGAATCCGGAATGGCTCAAGTCCGGCGCAGCCCGTCGATACGTGCGGCTTGCCGTTCCGATGGCGTTCTCCGTTCTTGTTTCGTGGGTTCTGCTGCATTTTCATCTGTTCGCCAATGCGAAGGTCGGGCAATCGACCGGATCCGAATGGTTCGCGGGATTTTGGCGGTTCGACGCGAATGCGGCCCAGGCGGTATTCACGGCGCTTTACGGCGTGTTTTTTCAAGCGGACGCTTCGTATAACGTTGTGCTGTGGACGATGCATTTCGAATTGTACGGTTCGTTTTTGGTCTACGCCGTATTGGCTTTGCTGGCCGGCTCAAAACGCCGGTGGATTTGGTATGCGGTTCTGCTGATCCTGCTGCGGGATACGTATTATTTGGCCTTCCTGTCAGGGCTGATCCTGTGCGATCTTCATATTTCGCTGAAGCGAGCCGGCTTTGGCGTGCCGAAATGGGCTTTTCTGCCGATACTCCTCTGCGGGCTGTATTTGGGCTCGTTTTCCTACTATTCCTTTGACAATCGCGCATTCTGGCTTCTGCTTCACCTCGGGGTCCCGGATGGACTTGAGTCCGAAAGGCAGCTTTACAATATTATCGGCGCTTTTTGCGTGCTTGCCGCCATTCTTGTAAGTCCCGCGCTGAAAAGATCGTTGTCCGCGAAAATGTTCGGCTTCCTGGGAGACGTTTCGTTCTCGCTCTATCTCCTTCATATGCTGTTCCTCGGAACGGTATCCTGCTGGATCTTCACCCGGCTGCACGCCATCCTGCCGTACGGGGTCAGTTTTCTGCTGACGTTCGGCTTATCGATTGCGCCGCTCCTGTTCCTTTCGTACGGCATGTTCCGCTTGATCGACAGGAACGCCGTAAAGCTGTCGTCGTACCTGTACCGGAAGCTGCTCCGGGTTCCCGCCCGCACCGTTGCAATTCCGGGCATCGCCGGCGCGAGAGAGCCGGACCGGCACGCGTACCGGGGACGTACGCGGCTTTCGGCGGACGGTAACGCTGGGCGGCTGGCCGGTGGGCGGCTGTCCCCAAGTGATGATAGTCACGGGGTGTCAGACCCCGGCGGGGATAAATGGACCGGCCGGGCCGGCCGTACCCTATAG
- a CDS encoding NUDIX hydrolase, translated as MSAAPGNGAGREEHFDIYDEAGRRIGDAPRSEVHARGYWHRSFHCWLIRRDGDRRLVLFQLRHKDKDTFPDHFDITAAGHLAAGETVRDASRELEEELGIAADFDLLIPLGETRMVKSGEARGVPFVDSEISDVFGLIYNGPLRGLNLQADEVAGVYEAELEAMIGLFERTVDAIDAAGVEPAPDGTLRETVREVRADRFVPRDAGYYAKLFRTLLTHL; from the coding sequence ATGAGCGCCGCACCCGGTAACGGAGCCGGCCGAGAAGAGCATTTCGATATTTACGACGAAGCGGGCAGGCGGATCGGCGACGCCCCGCGAAGCGAGGTACATGCCCGCGGGTACTGGCACCGGTCGTTTCACTGCTGGCTGATCCGCCGGGACGGCGACCGCAGGCTTGTCCTGTTTCAGCTGAGGCACAAGGACAAGGATACGTTTCCGGACCATTTCGATATTACCGCCGCCGGGCATCTTGCGGCCGGCGAGACGGTACGGGACGCGTCCCGGGAACTCGAAGAAGAGCTCGGAATCGCGGCCGATTTCGATTTGCTTATTCCGCTCGGGGAAACGCGGATGGTGAAGTCCGGCGAAGCCCGGGGCGTGCCGTTCGTCGACAGCGAAATCAGCGACGTATTCGGGCTTATCTATAACGGTCCGCTGCGCGGGCTGAACCTGCAAGCGGACGAGGTTGCCGGCGTCTACGAGGCGGAGCTGGAAGCCATGATCGGCCTGTTCGAGCGAACCGTGGACGCGATCGATGCAGCCGGTGTCGAGCCGGCCCCGGACGGTACACTGCGCGAAACCGTTCGCGAAGTCCGTGCGGACCGGTTCGTACCGCGTGACGCCGGTTATTACGCGAAGCTGTTCCGCACTCTTCTGACCCACCTGTGA
- the mscL gene encoding large conductance mechanosensitive channel protein MscL: MFKVLKEFKEFAVKGNVLDLAVGVIIGGAFGKIVTSLVNDIIMPPIGWLLGNMNFADLFIQLDNKTLKDGQPIKSLNDAKAAGSAVIAYGNFINVIIDFTIVSFCVFLIVKGANTLRRLHLREEEAAPVEPTEKECPYCLSKIPVLATRCSHCTSHLDETPDGLQTGHS, translated from the coding sequence ATGTTCAAAGTGCTGAAGGAGTTCAAAGAATTCGCCGTCAAAGGCAACGTGCTCGATCTCGCGGTCGGCGTTATTATCGGCGGCGCTTTCGGCAAAATCGTCACGTCGCTCGTCAACGACATCATCATGCCTCCGATCGGATGGCTGCTCGGCAACATGAATTTTGCGGACTTATTTATACAGTTGGACAATAAAACGCTTAAAGACGGCCAGCCTATCAAATCGCTTAACGATGCAAAAGCGGCCGGATCCGCCGTTATCGCATACGGGAACTTCATCAACGTCATCATCGATTTCACAATCGTGTCGTTCTGCGTCTTTTTGATCGTCAAGGGGGCGAACACGCTGCGCCGTTTGCACCTTCGCGAAGAGGAGGCGGCGCCCGTCGAGCCGACCGAGAAGGAATGCCCGTACTGCCTGTCCAAAATTCCGGTACTCGCCACCCGCTGCAGCCACTGCACGTCGCATCTGGACGAAACCCCGGACGGGCTGCAGACGGGGCACTCGTAG
- a CDS encoding ATP-binding protein, protein MDLWIASEKWTFLLLAAAIFLFASFTMYHLIGYLEQAGASRKRYWLLSGAAVYGVGLWVSNFILLLASDDMVIIDWTSIVKLAGAAGCSFASFKLLGSRASQPLRVMGASLLITAGCGVMIYCTLLSGETQRYAIDPVLACAAFIVGLAGTACSFYFVTRKGGPLTLLAAALLGLSGIGMQLFGLSSAAIVYNTVLTSDRLDDYMRMLSVVLGLATLAIFAFSLLARSVDRRYSAVGERYKLLVENSIDMIAIVQDGRWTYVNRSGLAMFEADSAEDLVGRTVFLYLQPKFHSLMQEILSNGEDSQLGPLEMDWYTVKGKTLHTEMVKTFTRMSGKPGFQVIVRDISERKKNEELLINSEKLYVAGQLAAGIAHEIRNPLTSLKGFLQLMASGRLGGKNYFDIMKSELTRIESIVSELLMLSKPQIYELSYKDIRAVLGDTVTLLEAQAILHNIELEPLPGGAPLWVKGVENQLKQVFINVLKNAIEAMADGGKIVIACRREGPSVVVCIQDSGPGIPEDQLAKIGQPFYTTKEKGTGLGLMVSYKIVDNHKGRIRAFSSLGVGTTFEISLPYEEPPAEPTLEWSAAAKASSIRWGRMRELEAKD, encoded by the coding sequence ATGGACTTATGGATCGCTTCGGAGAAATGGACGTTTTTGCTGCTCGCGGCGGCAATTTTTTTGTTTGCCTCTTTTACGATGTATCACTTGATCGGCTATTTGGAGCAGGCGGGGGCGTCGAGAAAAAGATACTGGCTGCTCAGCGGAGCGGCGGTTTACGGCGTCGGGCTGTGGGTGAGCAATTTCATCCTGCTGCTTGCCTCGGACGATATGGTCATTATCGACTGGACGTCCATCGTGAAGCTGGCGGGCGCCGCCGGCTGCTCTTTTGCGTCGTTTAAGCTGCTCGGGAGCCGGGCTTCGCAGCCGCTTCGCGTGATGGGCGCATCGCTTTTGATAACAGCCGGCTGCGGCGTGATGATTTATTGCACCTTGCTTAGCGGGGAAACGCAGCGGTACGCCATCGATCCGGTGCTTGCGTGCGCCGCGTTTATTGTCGGGCTCGCCGGAACGGCCTGCTCCTTCTATTTCGTGACGCGAAAGGGAGGCCCGCTGACGCTGCTCGCCGCGGCTCTGCTTGGGCTATCCGGCATCGGCATGCAGCTCTTCGGCCTGAGCTCGGCCGCGATCGTCTACAATACCGTGCTCACGTCGGACCGGCTCGACGATTATATGCGAATGCTTTCCGTCGTGCTCGGCTTGGCGACGCTGGCCATCTTTGCGTTCAGCCTGCTGGCCCGCAGCGTCGACCGCAGATACAGCGCCGTGGGCGAGCGATATAAACTGCTGGTCGAAAATTCGATCGACATGATCGCCATCGTCCAGGACGGCAGATGGACCTACGTCAACCGCTCGGGGCTTGCGATGTTCGAAGCGGACAGCGCGGAGGATCTGGTCGGGCGGACGGTATTTTTATATTTGCAGCCGAAATTTCATTCGCTCATGCAGGAAATTTTGAGCAATGGCGAGGACAGCCAGCTGGGACCGCTGGAGATGGACTGGTATACGGTCAAGGGCAAAACGCTGCATACCGAAATGGTCAAGACGTTTACGAGAATGTCGGGAAAACCGGGCTTCCAGGTCATCGTGCGGGATATATCGGAGCGAAAGAAAAACGAGGAGCTGCTCATCAACTCCGAGAAGCTGTATGTAGCCGGCCAGCTGGCTGCCGGAATCGCGCACGAAATACGCAACCCGCTCACGTCGCTGAAAGGGTTCCTGCAGCTGATGGCATCGGGGCGGCTCGGAGGCAAAAATTATTTCGATATCATGAAGTCGGAGCTGACCCGCATCGAATCGATCGTCAGCGAGCTGCTTATGCTTTCGAAGCCGCAAATTTACGAGCTGAGCTACAAGGACATCCGGGCGGTGCTCGGCGATACCGTCACGCTGCTTGAGGCGCAGGCGATCCTGCACAATATTGAGCTGGAACCGCTGCCCGGCGGCGCGCCGCTGTGGGTGAAGGGCGTCGAAAACCAGCTGAAGCAGGTATTTATTAATGTGCTTAAAAACGCGATCGAAGCCATGGCGGACGGGGGCAAAATCGTCATCGCCTGCAGGCGGGAAGGACCGTCGGTCGTCGTCTGCATTCAGGATTCCGGACCCGGCATTCCGGAGGATCAGCTTGCAAAAATCGGCCAGCCGTTCTACACGACGAAGGAGAAAGGAACGGGACTCGGTCTGATGGTTTCCTACAAAATCGTGGACAACCACAAAGGCCGGATCCGGGCTTTCAGCTCGCTGGGCGTCGGAACGACCTTCGAAATTTCGCTGCCGTATGAAGAGCCGCCGGCCGAACCGACGCTCGAGTGGAGCGCGGCGGCCAAGGCTTCGTCGATCCGCTGGGGCAGAATGCGAGAGCTGGAAGCGAAGGACTGA
- a CDS encoding aromatic acid exporter family protein, with product MTIGARVLKTGLAVALAVYISGLLGFSSPILAAVSSIFTIQPSISRSWRQVLDQFQTNVLGAIVAIIAVKLLGNTAFTLGLVCIIVIVICIRLKMENTIGLTLVTVVAVMEANGEGWLYALERYSMVLTGMAAAFAVNAAVFPPRPRKQFLEHVHGAYAQLSLLLRMAISNELKEDVHRKEKEKLHGALRKLEERYDVLEEERPLLARRKQSRARQLIVSKQMIKTLQKGADLLDAVEEHYFAAPGAGEWARQLDAQIEELTKYHEQILLKLEGKTKPHAGIVPEEEREARLTRQLTDYLQSDADGRNRLVFVASGMLEYAYHLRRLDRLADHVLQKGADADDAE from the coding sequence ATGACGATCGGCGCGCGCGTCCTGAAGACGGGCCTTGCCGTTGCGCTGGCCGTCTATATCAGCGGGCTGCTCGGCTTTTCGTCGCCGATTCTGGCTGCGGTATCGTCGATTTTTACCATCCAGCCGTCGATTTCTCGGTCGTGGCGGCAGGTGCTCGACCAATTTCAGACGAACGTGCTCGGCGCGATCGTCGCCATCATTGCGGTGAAGCTGCTCGGCAACACCGCGTTTACGCTCGGACTGGTCTGTATTATCGTCATCGTGATCTGCATCCGGCTCAAAATGGAAAATACGATCGGACTCACGCTCGTTACGGTCGTGGCGGTGATGGAGGCGAACGGGGAAGGCTGGCTGTACGCGCTGGAGCGGTACTCGATGGTGCTGACCGGCATGGCGGCGGCGTTCGCCGTCAATGCGGCGGTATTCCCGCCGCGGCCGCGCAAGCAGTTTCTCGAGCACGTGCACGGCGCATACGCGCAGCTGTCCCTGCTGCTCCGGATGGCCATTTCGAACGAATTGAAAGAGGACGTCCACCGGAAGGAAAAAGAAAAGCTGCACGGCGCGCTCCGCAAGCTTGAGGAGCGCTACGACGTGCTCGAGGAGGAGCGGCCGCTGCTGGCGCGGCGCAAGCAGTCCAGGGCGCGGCAGCTGATCGTCTCGAAGCAGATGATCAAGACGCTGCAGAAGGGAGCCGACCTGCTCGATGCGGTGGAGGAGCATTATTTCGCCGCGCCCGGCGCGGGCGAATGGGCTCGGCAGCTCGATGCCCAAATCGAGGAGCTGACGAAATACCACGAGCAGATTCTGCTCAAGCTCGAAGGGAAAACGAAGCCGCATGCCGGAATCGTGCCGGAAGAGGAGCGCGAAGCGAGACTGACCCGGCAGCTGACGGATTATTTGCAGTCCGATGCGGACGGCCGCAATCGGCTTGTTTTTGTGGCGTCGGGCATGCTGGAATACGCCTATCACCTGCGCCGGCTCGACCGGCTGGCCGATCATGTGCTGCAGAAAGGCGCGGATGCGGACGATGCGGAGTGA
- a CDS encoding transposase has product MSEEKRHYVMEPMSGERVEVEGTYKNEWGGEEKLQRGQTFPADPMLGTTEWELVELDFDNHHEGRTDPRLVPKKDGSSKDAELKHPRGHIDRGDK; this is encoded by the coding sequence ATGAGCGAAGAGAAACGCCATTATGTAATGGAACCGATGTCCGGCGAGCGGGTCGAGGTCGAAGGTACGTATAAAAACGAGTGGGGCGGCGAGGAAAAGCTCCAGCGCGGGCAGACGTTCCCCGCCGATCCGATGCTCGGCACAACCGAATGGGAGCTGGTCGAGCTCGATTTCGACAACCACCACGAGGGACGGACCGACCCGCGGCTTGTGCCGAAAAAGGACGGCAGCTCCAAGGATGCGGAGCTGAAGCATCCGCGCGGCCATATCGACCGCGGCGACAAATAA
- a CDS encoding 2-hydroxyacid dehydrogenase — translation MIRQAVVITAKGRESFTPAQTARLERAGRVEYVRALDPIPPDRLASLLENADVAGLTPRSVPSIDEGWIRRLPRLKGIAVFATGVDYIDTELLRERGIALRNLPDYSTVSVAEHTIGLLLTLSRRIHLSQDRVRGRVPAGTSVRGWELCGKTIGLVGLGRIGGTVAKLASAFGMRVIGFDPRQRNEEGVAAVDMEELLASSDIVSLHYPSSWSGAQTFGAPQLERMKRGAYLINVSRAALVDDRAIIDAIDAGRLYGYALDDRFSLADDSRARKQIEEGRILQTGHTAWYSNEVIERGHDAWVDNIADLLRGLVQAEPEAGKGSATR, via the coding sequence ATGATCCGACAGGCTGTAGTCATTACCGCAAAAGGCAGAGAAAGCTTCACGCCGGCGCAAACCGCGCGACTTGAGAGGGCCGGCAGGGTGGAATACGTCCGGGCGCTGGACCCGATTCCGCCGGACAGGCTCGCCTCGCTGCTCGAAAACGCCGACGTGGCAGGCCTGACGCCGCGCTCCGTCCCTTCGATCGACGAAGGCTGGATCCGCCGGCTCCCCCGGCTCAAAGGCATCGCCGTCTTCGCCACGGGCGTCGATTATATCGACACGGAGCTGCTGCGCGAAAGAGGCATCGCCCTTCGCAACCTTCCCGACTATTCCACGGTGTCCGTGGCCGAGCATACGATCGGGCTACTGCTGACGCTGTCCCGCCGCATTCATCTCAGCCAGGACCGCGTTCGCGGGCGGGTTCCGGCCGGAACCTCGGTGCGCGGCTGGGAGCTGTGCGGCAAAACGATCGGGCTGGTCGGTCTCGGACGCATCGGCGGCACCGTCGCAAAGCTCGCATCGGCGTTCGGCATGCGGGTCATCGGCTTCGATCCCCGCCAGCGGAACGAGGAGGGCGTCGCTGCGGTTGATATGGAAGAGCTGCTGGCCTCGTCGGATATCGTCTCGCTGCATTACCCGTCGAGCTGGAGCGGCGCCCAGACATTCGGAGCGCCGCAGCTGGAGCGGATGAAGCGCGGCGCCTATCTCATCAACGTCTCGCGCGCGGCGCTTGTCGATGACCGGGCGATTATCGACGCGATCGATGCCGGCCGCTTGTACGGCTACGCGCTGGACGACCGTTTCTCGCTGGCGGACGACAGCCGCGCCCGGAAACAAATCGAGGAAGGGCGCATTTTGCAGACGGGTCATACCGCCTGGTATTCGAACGAGGTGATCGAACGCGGCCATGACGCCTGGGTGGACAACATCGCCGACCTTCTGCGCGGCCTGGTCCAAGCGGAGCCGGAAGCCGGAAAAGGAAGTGCGACGCGATGA
- the cdaS gene encoding sporulation-specific diadenylate cyclase CdaS: MTDTNCDAAPVKERMKEQLSGIAGQIQRSLAAIDNEDYCLLREFEGIRQSFKQIEAMAASFYLQCYLSSFTTDYVDLSVTIRHLSERRHGALIVVERNDPLEAMLHSGIAIDSTLTYSLLEAIFYPGNPLHDGAVLIKGDRIVSAANVLPVSHIAKPGKKLGTRHRAAIGLSERTDALVLVVSEETGQASFAFRGFLHPVNAFDAPVPADGGPVSPGLHLV; this comes from the coding sequence ATGACGGATACGAATTGCGACGCCGCCCCGGTGAAGGAAAGGATGAAAGAGCAGTTAAGCGGGATAGCCGGCCAAATTCAGCGCAGCCTGGCGGCGATCGACAACGAAGATTATTGCCTGCTTCGCGAATTTGAGGGCATCCGCCAATCGTTCAAGCAAATCGAAGCGATGGCGGCTTCGTTCTATTTGCAGTGCTACCTGTCGTCGTTCACGACCGATTACGTCGACCTTTCCGTCACGATCCGGCATCTTTCGGAGCGGCGGCACGGCGCGCTCATCGTCGTGGAGCGGAACGACCCGCTGGAAGCGATGCTTCATTCCGGCATTGCCATCGACTCGACGCTGACGTATTCACTGCTGGAAGCGATCTTTTATCCCGGCAATCCGCTGCATGACGGGGCCGTGCTGATCAAGGGCGACCGCATCGTCTCGGCCGCCAACGTGCTGCCGGTTTCGCATATCGCAAAGCCGGGCAAAAAGCTGGGGACGCGCCACCGGGCGGCGATCGGCCTGAGCGAACGAACGGACGCGCTTGTTCTGGTCGTTTCGGAGGAAACCGGCCAGGCTTCGTTTGCCTTTCGAGGCTTTCTGCATCCCGTGAACGCCTTCGACGCGCCGGTGCCTGCGGACGGCGGTCCGGTCTCGCCCGGTCTTCATTTGGTCTGA
- a CDS encoding TVP38/TMEM64 family protein, which yields MADYIQEWFRELRHLDLDHLQRTLRSYSAYGPLPGILFPFAEAFLSFLPLIVFVAANANIYGFWLGSLYSWIGVCSGSIVLFWIARKLGGRLGGWLQRRFPKTERFFNWIGHKGFTPIFLFACFPFSPSVLMNIVSGLSQVPFRTFALAILLGKAVMISSISLISFNIGDIAQQPWRIVVMIVMVVGMWFGGRKLEARYQTK from the coding sequence ATGGCCGATTATATTCAGGAGTGGTTCCGGGAGCTGCGTCATCTCGATCTGGATCACCTGCAGCGAACGCTGCGGAGCTATTCCGCATACGGACCGCTGCCCGGCATCCTGTTTCCGTTCGCGGAAGCGTTCCTGTCGTTTCTGCCGCTGATCGTGTTCGTTGCGGCGAATGCGAACATTTACGGCTTCTGGCTCGGCTCGCTGTATTCGTGGATCGGCGTCTGCAGCGGCTCCATCGTCCTGTTCTGGATCGCGCGCAAGCTCGGCGGCCGGCTGGGCGGCTGGCTGCAGCGCCGTTTTCCGAAGACGGAGCGTTTCTTCAACTGGATCGGGCATAAAGGATTCACGCCGATATTCCTGTTCGCCTGCTTCCCGTTCTCGCCGTCCGTTCTCATGAATATCGTGTCGGGTCTCAGCCAAGTGCCGTTCCGCACGTTCGCGCTGGCCATCCTGCTCGGCAAAGCGGTCATGATTTCGAGCATTTCGCTCATCAGCTTCAACATCGGGGATATTGCGCAGCAGCCGTGGCGCATCGTCGTGATGATCGTCATGGTTGTAGGGATGTGGTTTGGCGGGCGCAAGCTGGAAGCCCGTTATCAGACCAAATGA
- a CDS encoding MFS transporter produces the protein MNPVRSRWLSPEMMLFILILFLVELVRGAVLGSFLPIFGVKSLGLTLDVIGVAVTAHYLTDTLLKMAIGYLLDRFSVRFVVNGGLLASLAGVFLFQFAFQPWLFIVAAALYGVGISPIWIVCLTKVTEDRRATQMGFLYTIWLLGLGAGPVASNILLDYSTQLTYYLLLALAIASWLLSLLIAGGQSASVERLPLREQLAVLKERLRHMRLLLPGMVLQTGGAGMLVPILPSFAEGRLGMNGTQYSMLMLAGGGLTALGLIPLGRLSDKLGGKKWFLVLGFGLIGASLYCLALEPPLWESIALAGLLGLSYATLLPAWNALLANYVPKGQQGLGWGIFSTVEGIGGMIGPVAGGTLASWQGESAVVWYTAVMYAVIAFFYIWFPFRAFTDNAGSMK, from the coding sequence GTGAATCCTGTTCGCAGCCGCTGGCTCAGTCCGGAAATGATGCTGTTCATCCTGATCCTGTTTCTCGTCGAGCTCGTTCGCGGCGCGGTGCTCGGCAGCTTTCTGCCGATCTTCGGCGTCAAGTCGCTCGGCCTGACGCTGGACGTGATCGGCGTCGCCGTCACCGCCCACTATCTCACCGATACGCTGCTGAAAATGGCCATCGGCTATTTGCTCGACCGTTTCTCCGTCCGGTTCGTCGTGAACGGCGGGCTGCTCGCATCGCTCGCGGGCGTATTTTTGTTCCAGTTCGCCTTCCAGCCCTGGCTGTTCATCGTCGCCGCGGCGCTTTACGGCGTCGGCATCTCGCCGATCTGGATCGTCTGCCTGACCAAGGTGACGGAGGACCGCCGCGCGACGCAGATGGGCTTCCTGTATACAATCTGGCTCCTGGGGCTCGGAGCGGGTCCCGTCGCCAGCAATATTTTGCTTGACTACAGCACGCAGCTCACCTATTACCTGCTGCTCGCGCTGGCGATCGCAAGCTGGCTGCTGTCGCTGCTGATCGCGGGCGGCCAGTCCGCGTCGGTCGAGCGGCTGCCGCTGCGCGAGCAGCTCGCCGTGCTGAAGGAGCGGCTGCGCCATATGCGGCTGCTCCTTCCCGGAATGGTGCTGCAGACCGGCGGAGCCGGCATGCTCGTGCCGATTCTGCCCAGCTTTGCGGAAGGCCGGCTCGGCATGAACGGCACGCAGTATTCGATGCTGATGCTTGCGGGGGGCGGCTTGACGGCGCTCGGACTGATCCCGCTCGGCAGGCTCTCGGACAAGCTCGGCGGCAAGAAATGGTTTCTTGTACTCGGCTTCGGCCTGATCGGGGCGTCGCTGTACTGCCTTGCGCTGGAACCGCCCTTGTGGGAAAGCATCGCGCTGGCCGGCCTGCTCGGCCTCTCTTACGCCACGCTGCTCCCGGCCTGGAACGCGCTGCTCGCCAACTACGTGCCCAAGGGGCAGCAAGGGCTCGGCTGGGGCATTTTCTCCACGGTCGAAGGAATCGGGGGCATGATCGGGCCGGTCGCCGGCGGCACGCTCGCGTCGTGGCAGGGCGAATCGGCGGTCGTCTGGTATACCGCGGTGATGTATGCGGTGATCGCCTTTTTCTACATCTGGTTTCCGTTCCGCGCCTTTACGGACAATGCCGGCAGCATGAAATAA